From Polynucleobacter sp. MWH-P3-07-1:
CCTCCATATGAGCTAGTCATTTTAGACGATTGCTCAAGTGACTCTACTGCCAAGCTAGCAAGAGAGTATATTGCGGCCAATCCGCATAGCTTCCACTGTCAAGTAATTGTCAATGAGAGCAACTTGGGTATTCCCAGGAATATGCAAAAGGCAGCTGTAGTTTCGTCTGGAAATGTGTTGAGTTTATTGGCTGCGGATGATGTGTGGTTTTCAAATGGCACGCGCTGCGTAAAAAATGGAATTGAGAATAATCAGTTAAATCCAGATAAAGATAATTTTGTCTGTTTTGCTCCAACTTTATCAATGAATCCAGATGGTAGCAATCGGTTTGTTACAAATTATGTAATTTATAAGGACTCTCCATTACGAACAATGATTCGTAAATGTGCACCTTTTGGAAAAATTGGTTTTTCTAGATCGGCTTTGATAGGAGTCGATTATCCGGTTGACATTGGTTTATGGGCCGACTGGGTTTGGGATGTAAGCATTTGTGACAAAGTAAATAAATATTATGAAATAAATGAACTGTGTTTTGTTCATTACGGGCAGATAGGAGTTTCATCAAATACTGATGTAAATGAAATTGATGAGTCCTATTTGAGGGCATGTATCTATCTCCTGGAGAAGTATAAAAAAGAGTTTAATTTTTTTGACCGAATGTATTTGGTTGGAGAGAAATACTATTTACTTTGGAAGATCAAAAAAGAATACCAATTTTTAATCTTGAGTTTATTTCTTATGATATTAAATTCTTTTAACTGTGGCAGTCTCACTTCATTTAAGTCTATGATATCAAGATATATGCCAGAAAAGATCATAGAATTTGTAAGAAAATTGAGTAAAATATTATAGATTTCACATGTATTTAATTTTTTTCTGCTCTTTTTTTGAGGTATTTATTAAAAAAAGATATATCTTCTTTCGTTGCTTGCAACAATATTTACTATAGGCTATTCAAATTTTTATATCAAGAGTTTTCTGGTTTCAACATGATTAGTTCAGCATGTCCAATACTATTAATTTTTTTTAATAGACCAGATATTTTGTCTCGTCAGCTCTTAGCGTTGAGGCAATTTAAGCCAGCCTCTATATATTTAGCCGCTGATGGCCCAAGAGTTTCGAATGAAGAAGATCTGCAGAAATTGAATCTGTGCAAGCAGATGATTGCTACAAAGATTGACTGGGCTTGTAACTTACATTTCAATTATTCTGAAAAAAATTATGGCTGCGATCAATTTGTCCCTAAAGCAATTGACTGGTTTTTTTCTAATGAAGAGGCTGGCATAGTACTTGAGGACGATTGCTTGATTTCAAACGATTTCTATACATTCTCATCTATTTTGCTCGATAAATACGCTTCTGACGATATGGTAATGAGTGTTTCAGCTTCGAACTTTCAGAGTAAAAAGTGGGGAGAGGGTGATTACTATTTCTCTCGCTACCCTGCTAATTGGGCTTGGGCCACTTGGCGGCGCGCGTGGCAACACTTTGATTTCAGCATGCAGGATTTGGATCAATTTACTGCTTCCGATGGTGGATTCAATCGGATTAAATTGTCAAGTGAGGAAAAGCGCTATTGGCTGAAGTTTTTTCGTGGACTTCAGAGTGGTAAATATACGTTTTGGGATGCAAAGTGGTTGTATTCCATATGGAAAAGAAATGGTGTTTCCATTACCCCTAACTTTAATTTATCAACCAATATTGGATTTGGTGAAGCCGCAACCCATACTAAGGAGCGTACCCAAACCCATGTTTTGCCGATCCATCCTCTAAGGTGCGCATTAAAAGATCCCTCCTCTCTTGAGATTCAGACAGCCGCAGATCATTACCTTTACCTTAATTTTTATAAACCAAGTCTCAGTGGTTTATTTAAGTCAGCAATGGTTAAGATGAAGAAATTATTTCTATGAATATCTTGACTATTACTGCAAGCGATAACTCAATGGGCGGTGCGTCAAGAGTAGCTATGGATATTCATCAAGGCCTATTAAAAAGAGGGCATGAATCCTTTGTGTTTTCAGGAAAGTCACAAAACTACGATGTGAGCTCTCGAATACAAGAAATCAAGAGACCTTTTTTAACCAAAGTACTATCAAGAGCTCTATCTAATGACATTGATTTTTTTCAAACCGACTATTTGCTTGATACCCCTGAATTCAAGGCTGCAGATGTAGTGCATTGCCACAATCTTCATGGATGGTATTTTAGTTTAAGAACGTTAAAAAAGATGGCGCAAAAAAAACCAGTGCTATGGACCTTGCATGATATGTGGTCTATAACACCACATGCCGCACATACATCATCTTCCATTATTCGAAATGGCATCTACCAGATTTCAGACAAGAGTTTGTATCCAAGTACCATTTGGGACAACGATAGATATCTAACGCATCGTAAGAGCCAGATCTATAAGGACATGAGGGTTAATTTAGTTAGTCCATCGCATTGGCTGATAGAAAAGCTGAGATTTTCTTGCTTATCATCTAAGCAAACATTTCTCATTCCAAATGGAATTGATTGCAACCAATTTCAAATGGGTTCTCGTAATGAGCTTCGAAAAAAGTATGGTTTTTCAGAGGGCCCTATGATTCTATTTATTGGGGCAGATGCAGAAAACAATATTTACAAGGGGTATCAAGATTTTGTATGGCTTGCATCATCAGATGATGATCCGAAGAATCAGTATGTATGCTTAGGATCTCAAAGCAGTGGCCTGAGAGGCTGCGTTAAGCATTTACAGGCATCTTCTGACAAAAGCTACGTAGCTGAAATCCTTTCTTGTGCGGATGTTTTAGTTGCAACCTCGAAGTATGAAAATTTTCCGCTAGTGCTATTGGAGGCAATGGCGTGCGGTGTTTCGGTAATTACTTATGATGTTGGCGGATCTGCTGAGGCAATCGTTGGAGCGCCAAACTGTGTTGCCACTCCATTAGGTGATCGAAATCTCTTGAAAAATACTCTTAAAAATATAATTGATAATGCCTTGATCGGAGGAAATCATCTAAGGCAAGAGTTGAGGGCGCATGTAAAAAATAACTATGATCTTGAGAAAATGTTAGATTCATATACTGAAGT
This genomic window contains:
- a CDS encoding glycosyltransferase produces the protein MGINDIRHSIVIVSYNQEKYILNAIKSIFEQEIPPYELVILDDCSSDSTAKLAREYIAANPHSFHCQVIVNESNLGIPRNMQKAAVVSSGNVLSLLAADDVWFSNGTRCVKNGIENNQLNPDKDNFVCFAPTLSMNPDGSNRFVTNYVIYKDSPLRTMIRKCAPFGKIGFSRSALIGVDYPVDIGLWADWVWDVSICDKVNKYYEINELCFVHYGQIGVSSNTDVNEIDESYLRACIYLLEKYKKEFNFFDRMYLVGEKYYLLWKIKKEYQFLILSLFLMILNSFNCGSLTSFKSMISRYMPEKIIEFVRKLSKIL
- a CDS encoding glycosyltransferase, with translation MNILTITASDNSMGGASRVAMDIHQGLLKRGHESFVFSGKSQNYDVSSRIQEIKRPFLTKVLSRALSNDIDFFQTDYLLDTPEFKAADVVHCHNLHGWYFSLRTLKKMAQKKPVLWTLHDMWSITPHAAHTSSSIIRNGIYQISDKSLYPSTIWDNDRYLTHRKSQIYKDMRVNLVSPSHWLIEKLRFSCLSSKQTFLIPNGIDCNQFQMGSRNELRKKYGFSEGPMILFIGADAENNIYKGYQDFVWLASSDDDPKNQYVCLGSQSSGLRGCVKHLQASSDKSYVAEILSCADVLVATSKYENFPLVLLEAMACGVSVITYDVGGSAEAIVGAPNCVATPLGDRNLLKNTLKNIIDNALIGGNHLRQELRAHVKNNYDLEKMLDSYTEVYKQLIANPRLA